The window TCTGCCTTCCACCCTTAACTACCTTAATCCAGCCATTAAGCTTGCATTTCTTGGTTCTTGCGGGGGGTACAAGAATATCCTGACAGTGGCCTACAAAAGTCCTTCAGCGCAAATTGTAGCCACCAAGCAAATCGGGTCCAAACTTATCAACGACCCTATGATCAGGGAGTTGAATGACCTTTTGTATAAGGGTTCTGACATCAACTGGCCGGAATTATGGTTAACGATGGGGCAGCGATTTAGTAAGACGCCGTTCACCCGTGACCTGTTCGCAGAATACGTCCCACCCTATCGCAACCTTAGCCTGTTTGTGATCAGGCTGTACAATTATGATGAAGGAATCCTTTAATAAGAAAGCCCTACTGTTTAGGAGTAGGGCTTTCTTATTATAATGCCTGTTTTAAAGATTCTACAACCGCTTTGGTATTGCCAATAAAAATGGAGCCATTCACTACTGCAACCGGCCTTTTCAGGAAAGTATATTCATCAAGGATCAGTTTTCGGTAATCCTTTTCAGTCAATTCCTTCTCGTGAAGTCCCATGCTCCGGTATTTCATGGCTTTCCTGCTAAACAAGGCCTCATAAGAACCTGCAAGCTTCTTCATTTCATCAAGTTGTTCAGCAGTGATCGGTTCAGTTTTGATATCCTGCAGCACTACTCCTTTTTTCTCCGCTTGCACCTCCTTTAGAATTTTCTGGCAGGTCCCGCAATTGGCCAGGTGATAGATCTTCTTCATTTGTTGAAACGTTTATGCATAAAACAAAAAAATGACCATAAGGTTTGGTTCCCTTAATTCCGTGAATAAACCCCCTCTGCAAAGGGTGGAATCACGGTTCACGTCGGAGCCGGGTCGGAGACGGGTCGGAGCCG is drawn from Flavihumibacter rivuli and contains these coding sequences:
- a CDS encoding arsenate reductase family protein produces the protein MKKIYHLANCGTCQKILKEVQAEKKGVVLQDIKTEPITAEQLDEMKKLAGSYEALFSRKAMKYRSMGLHEKELTEKDYRKLILDEYTFLKRPVAVVNGSIFIGNTKAVVESLKQAL